ACCTGTTAACTCTCTTACACACATAATGTCTAATCCATCATCACCAATGATTTCATCTTTTAGTGGGCAAGCTGCTTTTAATTCATTAAATAACACTGCTGGTCTAAGGTTAGCAAATAACCCTAAGCCACTTCTTAATCCTAATAAAGCTTGTTCTGGACGCATTTTACCATCTAAATGATCCCATTTTGGTCCACCAACAGCTCCTAATAATACAGAGTCACTATTTTTACATTCGTCTATTGTTTTTTGTGGCAAAGGAATCCCTTCAGCATCAAGAGCTGCTCCACCTGCTAATAATTCACTATACTCAAAGGTATGTCCATAGACTTCTCCGATTTTTTCTAATACACGTTGTGCTTCTTTTATAATGTCTGGTCCGATTCCATCTCCAGGAATAACTGCAATTTTATAATTCATTTGTATTCTACTCCTTATCTTTTTTACAACCATAAAAGAAACGCCTCTTTTATTGTGTGTTGTTTTTTTATAATTATATATAAGCCTTTATTTTATTTTCTAAATCTCTTAATAATTTAACTTCAATTGAATCAATTAATGCGATTAAACTTGCCTCTATAATGTCTGATGATACGCCTACTGTTGACCAAATGTCTTTGCCATCAGATGATGTAATTAACACCCTAACTTTTGCAGCCGTCGCACTTTTTGAATCCAGCACTCTTACTTTATAATCTGTTAAATGAACCTCTTGTAAACTGGGATAAAAAACTTCTAATGCTTTTCTTAAAGCCGAGTCTAACGCATGGACTGGCCCATCACCTTCTGCTGCTGTCAACTCTTCTGTTCCGTCAACATTAACTTTCACCATTGCATAGGAACTAAAAATAGAATCTTTTGCAGGTTGTTCTCCAATGATTTTAAAGTTTTCTAATTCAAAAAAGGATTTGTATTTACCCAGTTGTTTTCTTATAATCAATTCAAAAGTGCTTTCTGCCCCTTCAAATTGATACCCTTCATGCTCTAGTTCTTTTAATCGATCTACAATTTGTTTTGCTTCATCCGATTCTTTTGTAATCTCTGGTGCTATTTTATGAATCTTTTTCATTATGGTACTTCTACCAGCAACTTCGGACATTAAAAACCTTCTTGCATTCCCTACTATTTCTGGATTGATATGCTCAAATGAATGGGATGCTTTATTAACACCATCTATATGCATACCTCCTTTGTGGGTAAATGCACTTCTTCCAACAAAAGGTTCTTTTTCACTCAATGTTATATTTGCAATTTCTGCTATTAACATTGCTGTTGAAGTTAAGTGTTCCATATATTCCTCTGGTATACAATCATAACCTTTTTTAAGTTGAAGGTTGGCAATAATAGTGCTCAGGTTGGCATTACCACATCTTTCACCAAAACCAATATAGGTTCCTTGGACGTGTCTTGCGCCTGCTTCTACTGCCATAATTGAATTAGCAACTGCCATTCCACTATCATTATGTGCATGGATACCAACTTTAATTTCTGGCAAAACTTTAGCCACTTCTTTGGTCATTTCATAGACTTCTAGTGGCATTGTACCACCATTGGTATCACATAAAACAAGACAATCTGCTCCGCCTTCTTTTGCAGCTTTTAGTGATGCTAAGGCATATTCTTTATTGGATTTAAAACCATCAAAAAAATGTTCTGCATCAAAAAAGACTTCTTTACCTTTTTCCTTAAAAAAAGCTACGGTTTCTTTTATCATATTAAGATTCTCATCTAAAGTTGTTTGTATAATATCAGTAACATGAAAATCCCAACTTTTACCAAATATTGCTACCCCTTGTGTATCTGCTTCTAATAAAGATTGTACATTGGCATCATCCGTTACTTTTATATTTCTTCTTCTAGTGCTTCCAAAAGCTGTCAACTTTGAATGATTGAGTTGGATTTGTTTTACTTCTTTAAAAAACTCAAGGTCTTTAGGATTGGAGCCTGGATTTCCTGCTTCAATATATTCTATACCCATCTCATCCATTGCTTTTACCACTTTTAATTTGTCTTCAACAGAAAATGATATTCCTTCTGCTTGCGCACCATCTCTTAGAGTTGAATCAAATATTTCCACCCTCGACATCTTCTGTTGCCTCCTTTTCTCTTCTCATTGAAGCATCCAGCATTTTGTTAATGGCACCAATATAAGCTTTAATACTGGCTTCGATGATATCCGTACTTAATCCACTGCCTTTATAGATAATACCATCCTTTAATAGCTTAATAACAACGGATCCTTGGGCATCCTTACCTTCTGTTACGGATTGGATTTTATAATCTTCTAAAGCAAAGTCAATGCCTACAATCTTATCAATTGCTTTAAAAGATGCATCTATTGGTCCATCACCTGTTGAAACTTCTTCAAAAGAACCTTCTTCTCTGGAAATTTTTACATTTGCCGTTGCCGTAATGCTATTACCACTATTAATGACAAAACGTTCAAAGGCATAAATTTCTGGTGTATGAACTTGTTTTTCACCTGCTAATGCTTCTATATCTTTATCGGTCACTGTTTTCTTTTTGTCTGCTAATAGTTTAAAAGCTTTAAATGCATCATCAATTTCTTCTTTTGTTAATTGATAACCTAGGTTTATCAATCGATCTTCAAATGCATGTCTTCCTGAGTGTTTTCCTAATACCATTTTGTTTTCAGTCAAACCAATGGACTCAGGTGTCATGATTTCATAAGTACTTTTATTTGCCAACATACCATGTTGATGTATACCCGATTCATGTGCAAATGCATTGGCACCTACAATGGCTTTATTAGCTTGAATTAATGAACCTGTAACAGATGTAATCAGACGACTTGTTGGATAAATTTCAGTTGTTTGTATACCTGTTTGTGCTTGATAAAAATCTTTTCTTGTTTCTAATGCCATTACAATTTCTTCTAATGCAGCATTTCCAGCCCGTTCACCTATGCCATTAATGGTGCATTCTATTTGAGTCGCACCTGCTCTTACTGCCGCTAATGAATTGGCAACACCTAATCCTAAGTCATTGTGACAATGTATTGAAATATCAGCTTTATGAATATTAGATACATTGTTTTTAATGTATGTAATCATTTCATAAAACTCATCAGGCGTTGTATACCCTACTGTATCGGGTATATTAATAACATTTGCACCAGCATGAATCACACTTTCAAATACTTTACATAGAAAATCTTTATTTGATCTAGACGCGTCTTCAGCAGAAAATTCAACATTTGAACAATATTTGCTAGCGTATTTTACCATTTCTGTTGCTTGTTCTAAAACTTGCTCTGGGGTTTTTTTCAACTTGTATTGCATATGAATGTCAGAAGTCGCTAAAAATGTATGTATTCTAGGTGAATTTGCATTTTTAACAGCTTCCCAAGCTCTGTCAATATCTTTTGGAAGGGCTCTTGCTAAGCTTGCTACAGTAGAATTCTTTACTTTTTCAGCCACGGTCTTTACAGCTTCAAAGTCTCCTGGAGATGCAATAGCAAATCCTGCTTCCATTACATCTACGCCAAGCTTTTCTAATTGTAATGCCACCTGCACTTTTTCTTCTAAGTTCATACTACAACCAGGTGATTGTTCGCCATCTCTTAATGTTGTATCAAAAACTTTAATATGACGCATCCATATACCTCCTTTTTACGTTTAGAAAGAAAAGAGGTCGGCCATATTACCGACCACTCTATCTATTGTTGAATCCAACTCATCATTTTACGTAATTCTTTACCTACTGTTTCAATTTCATGCTCTGATTCTAATCTTCTTCTTGCATTAAATGCTGGTCTGTTTACTTTATTTTCAACAATCCAGTTTCTTGCAAAGGTTCCATCTTGAATTTCTTTTAACACTTTTCTCATTTCATCTTTCGTATCTTCAGTGATAATTCTTTGTCCAATTGAGTAATCTCCATACTCAGCTGTATCACTAATAGAATATCTCATATAACTCATGCCACCTTCATTAATAAGGTCAACAATTAATTTCATTTCATGTAAACACTCAAAGTAAGCGCTTTCTGGTTGGTATCCAGCTTCTACTAGTGTTTCAAAACCAGCTTTAATTAATTCACTTACACCGCCACATAATACCGCTTGCTCTCCAAAAAGGTCTGTTTCTGTTTCTTCTTGGAATGTTGTTTCTAAGATACCTGCTCTTGCGCCACCAATACCTGCTGCGTATGCAAGGCCTAAATCTTTAGCGTTACCTGTTGCATCTTGGTGAATAGCGATTAAGCATGGTACACCTTTTCCTTCTTCGTATTGTGAACGTACCGTGTGTCCTGGTCCTTTTGGTGCAACCATACATACATCTACATCTGCTGGTGGTACAATTTGACCAAAGTGAATGTTAAATCCATGGGCAAATACTAGTGCATTACCTGCTTCTAAGTTTGGAGCGATTTTTTCATTGTATACATCGCCTTGTTTTTCATCTGGTAAAGCAATCATAATAAAATCTGCCATTTTTGTAGCATCTTCTGTCAATGCAACTTTTAAACCAGCTTTTTCAGCCACTTCCCAAGATTTACTGCCTTCATATAATCCTACTACTACATTTACACCTGATTCGTGAAGATTTAATGCATGTGCATGCCCTTGGCTACCATAACCAATTACTGCAACCGTTTTCCCTTCTAATAATCCTAAGTTACAATCTTTTCCATAATACATTTTTGCCATTTGTGTTTCCTCCTAGTTTTTTTATATATTTATTTTAATTTTGTATTTCTTCATTACCTCTTTTAATACCTGTTAAGCCTGTTCTAACTGTTTCTTTTATGCCATATGGAGATAACAACTCTATTAATGCGTCTAATTTGCTTTGATCTCCAGTAATCTCGATTGTTAAAGATTCAGTAGCAACATCAATTATTTTTGCTCTAAATATGTCTGTTATACCTGTGATAGAAGCTCTGTTTTCTTCTGTTGCTTTAACTTTAATTAATGCTAATTCTCTATACACAGATTCTTCACTTGGTAATTCCACTATTTTTTTAACATCTATTAATTTATTGAGTTGTTTTTTTATTTGCTCTAAGTTTTGGTCATCTCCACGAGCAACAATGGTCATCCTCGAAGTATCTGGATCTTGTGTTACGCCAACAGATAAGCTGTCTATATTGTATCCTCTTCTACTAAATAACCCTGCCACTCGACTTAAAACACCTGAGTGATTCGCTACCAATACTGATAATACAAGCTTTTTCATCTAAGCACCTCCTTAACATCAATCAAGAAATCATTGAAACTTATCAACAAGCAATGTAGTTTTTATAAACGCTATTACTTTATTATTAACTTACATTAAGTCTTTTGTAAAGCCTATAAAGGAAAAAACTTACCTAAGTTATTAATGAATTTTTATATATAAAAAACCTCGCCACTACAGTAAACTGTAGGGACGAGGCATATATTCCGCGCGTTACCA
The genomic region above belongs to Natranaerovirga hydrolytica and contains:
- the cimA gene encoding citramalate synthase, which translates into the protein MSRVEIFDSTLRDGAQAEGISFSVEDKLKVVKAMDEMGIEYIEAGNPGSNPKDLEFFKEVKQIQLNHSKLTAFGSTRRRNIKVTDDANVQSLLEADTQGVAIFGKSWDFHVTDIIQTTLDENLNMIKETVAFFKEKGKEVFFDAEHFFDGFKSNKEYALASLKAAKEGGADCLVLCDTNGGTMPLEVYEMTKEVAKVLPEIKVGIHAHNDSGMAVANSIMAVEAGARHVQGTYIGFGERCGNANLSTIIANLQLKKGYDCIPEEYMEHLTSTAMLIAEIANITLSEKEPFVGRSAFTHKGGMHIDGVNKASHSFEHINPEIVGNARRFLMSEVAGRSTIMKKIHKIAPEITKESDEAKQIVDRLKELEHEGYQFEGAESTFELIIRKQLGKYKSFFELENFKIIGEQPAKDSIFSSYAMVKVNVDGTEELTAAEGDGPVHALDSALRKALEVFYPSLQEVHLTDYKVRVLDSKSATAAKVRVLITSSDGKDIWSTVGVSSDIIEASLIALIDSIEVKLLRDLENKIKAYI
- a CDS encoding 2-isopropylmalate synthase, with the protein product MRHIKVFDTTLRDGEQSPGCSMNLEEKVQVALQLEKLGVDVMEAGFAIASPGDFEAVKTVAEKVKNSTVASLARALPKDIDRAWEAVKNANSPRIHTFLATSDIHMQYKLKKTPEQVLEQATEMVKYASKYCSNVEFSAEDASRSNKDFLCKVFESVIHAGANVINIPDTVGYTTPDEFYEMITYIKNNVSNIHKADISIHCHNDLGLGVANSLAAVRAGATQIECTINGIGERAGNAALEEIVMALETRKDFYQAQTGIQTTEIYPTSRLITSVTGSLIQANKAIVGANAFAHESGIHQHGMLANKSTYEIMTPESIGLTENKMVLGKHSGRHAFEDRLINLGYQLTKEEIDDAFKAFKLLADKKKTVTDKDIEALAGEKQVHTPEIYAFERFVINSGNSITATANVKISREEGSFEEVSTGDGPIDASFKAIDKIVGIDFALEDYKIQSVTEGKDAQGSVVIKLLKDGIIYKGSGLSTDIIEASIKAYIGAINKMLDASMRREKEATEDVEGGNI
- the ilvC gene encoding ketol-acid reductoisomerase, which codes for MAKMYYGKDCNLGLLEGKTVAVIGYGSQGHAHALNLHESGVNVVVGLYEGSKSWEVAEKAGLKVALTEDATKMADFIMIALPDEKQGDVYNEKIAPNLEAGNALVFAHGFNIHFGQIVPPADVDVCMVAPKGPGHTVRSQYEEGKGVPCLIAIHQDATGNAKDLGLAYAAGIGGARAGILETTFQEETETDLFGEQAVLCGGVSELIKAGFETLVEAGYQPESAYFECLHEMKLIVDLINEGGMSYMRYSISDTAEYGDYSIGQRIITEDTKDEMRKVLKEIQDGTFARNWIVENKVNRPAFNARRRLESEHEIETVGKELRKMMSWIQQ
- the ilvN gene encoding acetolactate synthase small subunit, producing MKKLVLSVLVANHSGVLSRVAGLFSRRGYNIDSLSVGVTQDPDTSRMTIVARGDDQNLEQIKKQLNKLIDVKKIVELPSEESVYRELALIKVKATEENRASITGITDIFRAKIIDVATESLTIEITGDQSKLDALIELLSPYGIKETVRTGLTGIKRGNEEIQN